One Molothrus ater isolate BHLD 08-10-18 breed brown headed cowbird chromosome 14, BPBGC_Mater_1.1, whole genome shotgun sequence DNA segment encodes these proteins:
- the TSC22D3 gene encoding TSC22 domain family protein 3 isoform X2 translates to MSTGMYQSPMEVAVYQLHNFSISFFSSLLGGDVVSVKLDNSASGASVVAIDNKIEQAMDLVKNHLMYAVREEVEVLKEQIKELLEKNSQLERENSLLKTLASPEQLEKFQSRLPAEVLCPEEQSPGVAAPAQHSGGSAV, encoded by the exons ATGAGCACCGGCATGTACCAATCCCCCATGGAGGTGGCTGTCTACCAGCTCCACAACTTTTCcatctccttcttctcctccctgctcGGGGGGGATGTAGTCTCCGTGAAGCTCGATAACAG CGCCTCCGGAGCCAGCGTGGTGGCCATTGACAACAAGATCGAGCAGGCGATg GATCTTGTGAAAAATCATCTAATGTATGCTGTGCGGGAGGAAGTGGAGGTCCTGAAAGAGCAAATCAAGGAACTGTTGGAGAAAAACTCCCAGCTGGAGCGTGAGAACAGCCTCCTGAAGACCCTGGCCAGtcctgagcagctggagaagtTCCAGTCCCggctcccagcagaggtgctgtgccctgaggagcagagccccgGGGTGGCTGCCCCGGCTCAGCACTCCGGGGGCTCTGCGGTGTAA
- the TSC22D3 gene encoding TSC22 domain family protein 3 isoform X1 gives MSSSPTEECRSPVGLDCCSCCLDLANRSGLEEGAGGENNNPGSPTVSSFRQLREQLVQQNLNTDKLSSIMRQDSLEPVVRDPCYLFNQGICNRNIDQTLLSILLLFHSASGASVVAIDNKIEQAMDLVKNHLMYAVREEVEVLKEQIKELLEKNSQLERENSLLKTLASPEQLEKFQSRLPAEVLCPEEQSPGVAAPAQHSGGSAV, from the exons ATGTCCTCGTCGCCCACGGAGGAGTGCCGGTCGCCCGTGGGGCTggactgctgcagctgctgcctggatcTGGCCAACCGGAGCGGGCTGGAGGAGGGGGCCGGGGGCGAGAACAACAACCCGGGCAGCCCCACCGTGAGCAGTTTCCGGCAGCTGCGGGAGCAGCTGGTCCAACAGAACCTCAACACCGACAAGCTGAGCTCCATCATGCGCCAGGACTCGCTGGAACCCGTCGTGCGGGACCCCTGCTACCTCTTCAACCAGGGTATCTGCAACAGGAATATCGACCAGACCCTGctttccatcctcctcctcttccacag CGCCTCCGGAGCCAGCGTGGTGGCCATTGACAACAAGATCGAGCAGGCGATg GATCTTGTGAAAAATCATCTAATGTATGCTGTGCGGGAGGAAGTGGAGGTCCTGAAAGAGCAAATCAAGGAACTGTTGGAGAAAAACTCCCAGCTGGAGCGTGAGAACAGCCTCCTGAAGACCCTGGCCAGtcctgagcagctggagaagtTCCAGTCCCggctcccagcagaggtgctgtgccctgaggagcagagccccgGGGTGGCTGCCCCGGCTCAGCACTCCGGGGGCTCTGCGGTGTAA